The following proteins are co-located in the Palaemon carinicauda isolate YSFRI2023 chromosome 3, ASM3689809v2, whole genome shotgun sequence genome:
- the pre-mod(mdg4)-N gene encoding uncharacterized protein pre-mod(mdg4)-N: MPRLIASTKNGMKLVDDVNYIYNKLKTSKNGSKQYWQCEDRLCKARVHTYVGDGDNKIVKSVGEHNHSATAVRVAHHQMKIMSESTQDTPRTIICKETQSMNVCAISELPSVSSLSRSIRRWRQVEDDVPPIPQERHGYLIPDQYCYLDNCLKWLQFDSGEHDTERILIFSTDSEISDIKRVKNWAVDGTFKCSPIIYYQLYTLHIQDNDISVPRMFTLLPNKTQDTYNILFSTIKELLHNVEPATVMMDFESGHQ; the protein is encoded by the coding sequence atgcctcgtctaattgcttcaactaaaaatggaatgaaattagtggatgatgtaaactatatatataacaaACTCAAAACTAGTAAGAATGGTTCCAAGCAATATTGGCAGTGCGAAGATAGGTTGTGTAAAGCCCGTGTACACACCTATGTTGGTGATGGTGACAACAAAATCGTTAAGAGTGTAGGCGAGCATAATCACAGTGCTACAGCAGTAAGAGTGGcacatcatcaaatgaaaataatgtcagaATCTACACAAGATACTCCTCGGACTATAATATGcaaagaaacccaaagtatgaatgtATGTGCTATTTCAGAATTACCTTCAGTATCATCATTGAGTCGTAGTATCAGACGTTGGAGACAAGTAGAAGATGATGTACCGCCTATACCTCAGGAACGGCATGGTTATTTAATTCCTGATCAGTATTGTTACCTTGATAATTGTTTGAAGTGGCTACAGTTTGACAGTGGTGAACATGATactgaaagaattttgatattttcaactgACTCTGAAATTAGTGACATCAAAAGAGTTAAAAATTGGGCAGTAGATGGAACATTTAAGTGTAGcccaattatttattatcaactgtacactttacatattcaagacaacgacaTTAGTGTTCCGAGAATGTTCACCTTGCTGCCAAATAAGACACAAGATACTTACAATATACTATTTAGTACTATAAAAGAACTTTTGCATAATGTCGAACCAGCCACtgtgatgatggattttgaaagtggccatcaatag